A region from the Salidesulfovibrio onnuriiensis genome encodes:
- a CDS encoding DUF429 domain-containing protein, which translates to MKYVGVDGCRGGWLAIALSDEGKVDFKCFADFRALYAQYRNARSILVDMPIGLPWREHPVREADILARQRLKNGSSVFPAPLRNVVHAPSDHDMWMINRSEGGSLTPFAKALVPKVREIDVLLRDTFDARERIFEAHPEVCFASLRGNSLSCKKKTYAGMFERVRLLEPYYKNVGKLMDDIHGEYAKSQVAADDMLDALVLAVTAREAKGRLRSLPEDPPMDEAGLPMAIWYHDFTAQEPQPRRGEV; encoded by the coding sequence ATGAAGTACGTTGGAGTCGACGGCTGCAGAGGTGGCTGGCTGGCGATCGCCCTTTCGGATGAAGGGAAGGTCGACTTCAAGTGCTTTGCGGATTTTCGGGCGCTGTATGCGCAATACCGCAATGCCCGCTCCATCCTGGTGGACATGCCCATCGGCCTGCCCTGGAGGGAGCATCCGGTGCGCGAGGCGGACATCTTGGCCCGCCAGCGCCTGAAAAACGGTTCCAGCGTGTTCCCCGCACCGCTTCGGAACGTGGTGCATGCACCCTCGGACCATGATATGTGGATGATCAACCGCAGCGAGGGCGGCTCCCTGACTCCGTTCGCCAAGGCACTGGTGCCGAAAGTCAGGGAAATCGACGTGTTGCTGCGGGACACCTTTGATGCCAGGGAGCGGATTTTCGAGGCCCACCCAGAGGTCTGCTTTGCCTCTTTGCGTGGAAATTCATTGAGTTGTAAAAAGAAAACCTATGCGGGCATGTTCGAGCGGGTCCGCCTCCTTGAGCCGTATTACAAAAACGTTGGCAAATTGATGGACGATATACATGGCGAATACGCCAAGTCGCAGGTGGCTGCGGATGATATGTTGGATGCGCTTGTGCTGGCCGTGACCGCCAGGGAAGCCAAGGGCCGCCTGCGTTCGCTTCCGGAAGATCCGCCCATGGACGAAGCCGGATTGCCCATGGCCATCTGGTACCACGATTTTACAGCGCAGGAACCCCAACCCCGGCGAGGGGAGGTATGA
- a CDS encoding BON domain-containing protein, translated as MKQLFFAIFMLAILASGGCAIVPVALTGASFATPQAVSLALTGVKVAHKGVLIAADERDADDMINDQFLDLQASAVAATASGVDADVHAYNGQVYVVGEYENEAAREKFVASLRDINGVEDVKGVLKSAETAEDLPVKDGFAESTIAANLIAELGLKSANVDVEVVQNEAVLVGVVETHQEERELEAFVNSLKVRDDLKGITVVSLVAVQQDRDAGINTADLEYRLQRIPGNSAFASAQQTAHTVAMSAPEVATDVTRARAWDPQTLADLSRKYKGYFSQWTRERVRLKQTLLTMAERETDADASRELQTLAHKIRTDKNTSIAARLENAMLHSGNLHTKIQVNALLRQYAPARSVNMSSLAMN; from the coding sequence ATGAAACAACTCTTTTTTGCCATATTCATGCTGGCCATCCTGGCTTCCGGCGGGTGCGCCATCGTGCCGGTGGCCCTGACCGGCGCATCCTTTGCCACGCCCCAGGCCGTGTCCCTGGCCCTGACCGGGGTCAAGGTGGCCCACAAGGGCGTGCTGATCGCCGCGGACGAACGCGACGCCGACGACATGATCAACGACCAGTTCCTGGATCTGCAGGCCTCTGCCGTGGCCGCCACTGCCAGCGGCGTGGATGCGGATGTGCACGCATACAACGGCCAGGTCTATGTGGTGGGCGAATACGAAAATGAAGCTGCCCGCGAAAAATTCGTGGCCTCTCTGCGGGACATCAACGGCGTGGAGGACGTGAAGGGCGTGCTCAAGTCCGCTGAAACGGCCGAGGACCTCCCGGTGAAGGACGGCTTTGCGGAAAGCACCATTGCCGCGAACCTGATCGCCGAACTGGGTCTCAAATCCGCCAACGTGGACGTGGAGGTGGTCCAGAACGAGGCCGTGCTCGTCGGCGTGGTGGAGACCCACCAGGAGGAACGGGAGCTGGAGGCCTTCGTAAACAGCCTCAAAGTCCGCGACGACCTGAAGGGAATAACGGTCGTCTCCCTGGTTGCCGTGCAGCAGGACCGGGACGCGGGAATCAACACCGCCGATCTGGAATACCGTCTGCAAAGGATTCCGGGCAACAGCGCTTTCGCCAGCGCCCAACAAACGGCACACACCGTGGCCATGTCAGCACCCGAGGTAGCGACGGACGTCACCCGGGCGCGGGCCTGGGATCCGCAAACCCTGGCGGACCTGTCCCGGAAATACAAGGGATACTTCTCCCAGTGGACCCGGGAACGGGTGCGCCTGAAACAGACCCTCCTGACCATGGCGGAACGCGAGACGGACGCCGACGCGAGCCGGGAATTGCAAACCCTGGCCCACAAGATCCGCACGGACAAGAACACGTCCATTGCCGCGCGGCTGGAAAACGCCATGCTTCATTCCGGCAACCTGCACACCAAGATCCAGGTCAACGCCCTGCTCAGGCAGTACGCCCCCGCCCGCTCCGTGAACATGAGCAGCCTGGCAATGAACTAG
- a CDS encoding sugar phosphate isomerase/epimerase family protein, producing MSTASPGPSILLSTGSLFHLPLPTVAHMGADAGFDGMELIVNSPGLTPGPELEAVDAICPIRSLHAPFRDWSKWGGHLNSWKATTALANSLRHCEHITLHPPGSRIGSMIQNRWFARAHDLRLLLDAVGRVRYSLENLPWVQQSPFGRDELDKLLAQCRQKNVGLTYDVCHMGVSGRDVLASLERVPGPMLYNVHFSDALGYREHLKPGAGNLPLEQFLGMLGKRDYSGPVTLELEPAAFPDDPEAIVNQLRETRQWMKRSIQNG from the coding sequence ATGAGCACCGCCTCCCCCGGTCCGAGCATCCTGCTGTCCACGGGCAGCCTGTTCCACCTGCCGCTGCCCACGGTGGCGCACATGGGTGCGGACGCCGGTTTCGACGGCATGGAGCTCATCGTCAATTCCCCCGGGCTGACGCCGGGGCCAGAGCTGGAGGCGGTGGACGCGATCTGCCCCATCCGCAGCCTGCACGCCCCGTTTCGGGATTGGTCCAAGTGGGGCGGCCATCTCAATTCATGGAAGGCCACCACGGCCCTGGCCAACTCCCTGAGGCACTGCGAGCACATCACCCTGCACCCGCCGGGCTCCCGGATCGGCTCCATGATCCAGAACCGCTGGTTCGCCCGCGCCCACGACCTGCGGCTGCTGCTGGATGCCGTGGGCCGGGTGCGCTATTCCCTGGAAAACCTGCCCTGGGTCCAGCAATCCCCCTTCGGCAGGGACGAGCTGGACAAGCTGCTGGCCCAATGCAGACAGAAAAACGTGGGGCTGACCTACGACGTCTGCCACATGGGCGTCAGCGGCCGCGACGTGCTCGCATCCCTGGAGCGGGTGCCGGGCCCCATGCTCTACAACGTGCATTTTTCCGACGCGCTGGGATACCGGGAACACCTGAAGCCGGGCGCGGGCAATCTCCCCCTGGAGCAATTCCTCGGGATGCTCGGGAAAAGGGACTACTCCGGGCCGGTCACCCTGGAACTGGAGCCCGCCGCCTTTCCCGACGACCCGGAAGCCATCGTGAACCAGCTCCGGGAGACCAGACAATGGATGAAACGATCCATTCAAAATGGATAA
- a CDS encoding phenylacetate--CoA ligase family protein, translating to MTRKDRTEGIYSRREVLDDSERRQYHVLQLKELLSYAYRYSEDVKKRFDRAQFNVDKFKTINDLKHIPIIKKKELIFLQSMGPRLGGLLTKDLGELSRIFLSPGPIFDPEDRSEDYWGWTEGFYAAGFRSGDITQITFNYHLAPAGLMFEEPLKNLSCAVIPAGPGNTNSQIEIMQKLRVTGYVGTPSYLMHLAQKAEEAGLSLRKDLFLETAFVTGEKFSEKMRSTLEKKFDCIMRQGYGTADVGCIGYECFHKTGLHLSNRAFVEICHPDTGIPLKEGEVGEIVVTAFNKTYPLIRLATGDLGYIDSSPCACGRTSPRLGSIVGRVDTTARIKGMFVYPHQVEQVMARFEDVKRWQIEVTNPGGIDEMILSIEAGSFTQEEELLHLFREKIKLRPILKVLAPGTLPPQIRPIEDKRTWD from the coding sequence ATGACCAGAAAAGACAGAACCGAGGGCATCTATTCCCGGAGGGAAGTGCTCGATGATTCCGAACGCAGGCAATATCACGTTTTGCAGCTCAAGGAGCTCCTGAGCTACGCATACCGCTATTCCGAGGACGTGAAAAAGCGTTTTGACCGCGCCCAGTTCAATGTGGACAAGTTCAAGACCATCAACGACCTCAAGCATATTCCCATCATCAAGAAAAAAGAGCTCATCTTCCTGCAGTCCATGGGACCGCGCCTGGGCGGCCTGCTGACCAAGGATTTGGGCGAGCTCAGCCGGATCTTCCTGTCCCCGGGGCCCATCTTCGACCCCGAGGACCGCAGCGAGGACTACTGGGGCTGGACGGAAGGTTTCTACGCCGCCGGTTTCCGTTCCGGCGACATCACCCAGATCACCTTCAACTATCACTTGGCTCCGGCGGGCCTCATGTTCGAGGAACCGCTCAAGAATCTTTCCTGTGCCGTGATCCCGGCCGGTCCGGGCAACACCAACAGCCAGATCGAAATCATGCAGAAGCTGCGCGTCACCGGCTATGTCGGCACGCCCAGCTACCTGATGCACCTGGCCCAGAAGGCCGAGGAGGCCGGGCTTTCCCTGCGCAAGGACCTGTTCCTGGAGACCGCGTTCGTCACCGGCGAAAAGTTCTCCGAAAAGATGCGCTCCACCCTGGAGAAGAAGTTCGACTGCATCATGCGCCAGGGCTACGGTACCGCCGACGTGGGCTGCATCGGCTACGAATGCTTCCACAAGACCGGTCTGCACCTTTCCAACCGCGCCTTTGTGGAAATCTGCCATCCGGATACCGGCATTCCCCTCAAGGAGGGCGAAGTGGGTGAGATCGTGGTCACGGCCTTCAACAAGACCTACCCGCTCATCCGTCTGGCCACCGGCGACTTGGGCTACATCGACAGCAGCCCCTGCGCCTGCGGCCGCACCAGCCCGCGCCTGGGCAGCATCGTGGGCCGCGTGGACACCACTGCCCGCATCAAGGGTATGTTCGTGTACCCGCACCAGGTGGAGCAGGTTATGGCCCGTTTCGAAGACGTCAAGCGTTGGCAGATCGAGGTCACCAACCCGGGCGGCATCGACGAGATGATCCTGTCCATCGAGGCCGGTTCCTTCACCCAGGAAGAAGAGCTGCTGCACCTCTTCCGCGAGAAGATCAAGCTGCGGCCCATCCTCAAGGTGCTCGCACCGGGCACGTTGCCGCCGCAGATCCGTCCCATCGAAGACAAGCGTACCTGGGATTAA
- a CDS encoding ChaN family lipoprotein, whose protein sequence is MNKVEKPIFGVINTLLLMLITAAALGGCVSRQAGISSTPMEVTFLPQRGDFLSVDGERLSLEQAVALTRDADYILLGEGHKNVCDHKIQQSFAEVLAEGETPFAVGLEMVAVDKQPVLDDFAEGIVPVPDLEEELVWKERWGYPFALFSGLFELAQKHSIPVAGLNVPPEVPRTISRDGVEALSEDQREFLPESIVYPADDQMDMLREVMAMHSGRDTDNATQLERFAYVQSLWDSKMAAEAVKLREKYNWPVLVIAGSGHVEYGWGIARRIRQYDPGARIVSVMPWRGGDFDAKAGDVFFYCPESYVSRLGAVFTVMREGIVVESVERGSRADSSGFRPGDVLVSANGIDLRRLMDIYEAGKAAHDHDRPLVFTVRRGDVELQVDVGLLGRK, encoded by the coding sequence ATGAACAAGGTGGAAAAACCGATTTTTGGCGTGATCAACACGCTGCTGCTCATGCTGATCACGGCGGCCGCTCTGGGCGGCTGCGTTTCGCGGCAGGCCGGGATTTCGAGCACGCCCATGGAGGTGACCTTTCTTCCCCAGCGGGGTGATTTCCTTTCCGTGGACGGGGAGAGGCTGTCCCTGGAGCAGGCCGTGGCCCTGACCCGCGACGCCGACTATATTCTTCTGGGCGAAGGGCACAAGAACGTTTGTGACCACAAGATTCAGCAGTCTTTTGCCGAGGTCCTGGCAGAGGGGGAAACGCCCTTTGCTGTCGGGTTGGAGATGGTTGCGGTCGACAAGCAGCCCGTGCTGGATGATTTCGCCGAAGGCATCGTGCCTGTGCCCGACCTGGAAGAGGAACTGGTCTGGAAGGAGCGCTGGGGCTATCCCTTTGCCCTGTTCAGCGGGCTGTTCGAGCTGGCGCAGAAGCACAGCATTCCCGTGGCCGGCCTCAATGTGCCGCCCGAAGTGCCCCGCACCATCAGTCGCGACGGGGTTGAGGCCCTTTCGGAGGATCAGCGCGAATTCCTGCCGGAAAGCATCGTGTACCCCGCCGATGACCAGATGGACATGCTGCGGGAGGTCATGGCCATGCATTCGGGCAGGGACACGGACAACGCCACCCAGCTGGAGCGGTTCGCCTACGTGCAGTCCCTGTGGGATTCCAAGATGGCTGCCGAGGCGGTCAAGCTGCGGGAGAAATACAACTGGCCCGTGCTGGTCATTGCCGGGTCCGGCCATGTGGAATACGGCTGGGGCATTGCGCGTCGCATTCGACAGTACGATCCGGGCGCGCGCATCGTTTCGGTCATGCCGTGGCGGGGCGGGGATTTCGACGCCAAGGCCGGGGATGTCTTTTTTTACTGTCCGGAAAGCTATGTTTCGCGGCTGGGGGCAGTGTTCACGGTCATGCGGGAAGGCATCGTGGTGGAATCCGTTGAGCGCGGCTCCCGGGCCGATTCCTCGGGGTTCCGTCCGGGCGATGTGCTTGTTTCCGCCAACGGGATCGACCTGCGCAGGCTCATGGATATTTACGAGGCCGGGAAGGCGGCCCATGACCATGACAGGCCGCTGGTGTTCACGGTGCGCCGAGGGGATGTCGAGCTGCAGGTGGACGTGGGACTGCTGGGCAGGAAATAG